A genome region from Piliocolobus tephrosceles isolate RC106 chromosome 8, ASM277652v3, whole genome shotgun sequence includes the following:
- the LOC111534500 gene encoding paired immunoglobulin-like type 2 receptor beta, translated as MGRPLLLPLLPLLLPPAFLQPGGSAGSGPSGPMGVTQPKHLSAPMGGSVEIPFSFYHPWELATAPNMQISWRRGHFHGQFFYRTRPAFIHKDYSNRLFLNWTEGQDHGLLRISNLRKEDQSVYFCRVQLDTRRSGRQQWQSINGTKLTITQAVMTTTTWRASSPTTTWWPNSATTTAGLRVTEGKGHAESWHLSLDTAVSVALAAAVLKTVALGLLCLLRWRRRKGQQQTKATTPAR; from the exons ATGGGCCGGCCCCTGCTGCTGCCCCTGCTGCCCCTGCTGCTGCCGCCAGCATTTCTGCAGCCTG GTGGCTCCGCGGGATCCGGTCCAAGCGGCCCTATGGGGGTCACTCAACCAAAACACCTCTCAGCCCCTATGGGTGGCTCCGTGGAAATTCCCTTCTCCTTCTATCACCCCTGGGAGTTAGCCACAGCTCCCAACATGCAAATATCTTGGAGACGGGGCCACTTCCACGGGCAGTTCTTCTACAGAACAAGGCCAGCTTTCATTCACAAGGATTACTCGAACCGGCTCTTTCTGAACTGGACAGAGGGTCAGGACCACGGGCTCCTCAGGATCTCGAACCTGCGGAAGGAGGACCAGTCTGTGTATTTCTGCCGAGTCCAGCTGGACACACGGAGATCAGGGAGGCAGCAGTGGCAGTCCATCAACGGGACCAAACTCACCATAACCCAGG CTGTCATGACCACCACCACCTGGAGGGCCAGCAGCCCGACCACCACCTGGTGGCCCAACAGTGCAACCACCACAGCTGGACTCAGGGTCACAGAAGGCAAAGGGCACGCAGAATCATGGCACCTAAGTCTGGACACTGCTGTCAGTGTGGCATTGGCTGCTGCTGTGCTCAAAACTGTCGCTTTGGGACTGCTGTGCCTCCTCAGgtggagaagaaggaaag GTCAGCAGCAGACTAAAGCCACAACCCCAGCCAG ATAG